The following coding sequences lie in one Bacteroidota bacterium genomic window:
- a CDS encoding IS66 family transposase — protein MRPKYVLGQNQEQTQIAIAELPSLPIEKGNAGASMLAHLIVSKYADHLPFYRQVQMFKRQKLQLSESTINGWFSASCQLLEPLYHSLVAKVQSSGYLQADETPIAVLTKDKPGSTHKGYLWVYHDPMERLVVFDYQQGADAKARKFLKDFSGVLQTDGYAAYNGLRLKGHILQLPAWHMPDAILKRHWITTANGLKLPCCL, from the coding sequence GTGCGCCCCAAGTATGTGCTTGGTCAGAACCAGGAACAAACACAGATAGCCATAGCCGAGCTTCCGAGCCTGCCTATCGAGAAAGGTAATGCCGGCGCAAGCATGTTGGCTCACCTGATAGTGAGTAAATACGCAGATCACCTGCCATTTTACCGTCAGGTACAAATGTTCAAACGTCAGAAGCTTCAGTTGTCAGAGTCAACCATCAACGGATGGTTCAGCGCCAGCTGTCAGTTGCTTGAACCGCTATACCATAGCCTTGTGGCAAAAGTTCAATCCTCGGGCTACCTTCAGGCCGATGAAACGCCCATTGCAGTATTGACAAAAGACAAGCCGGGCTCAACACACAAAGGTTACCTCTGGGTGTACCACGATCCGATGGAGCGCCTTGTGGTATTCGACTACCAGCAGGGCGCGGACGCGAAGGCCCGGAAGTTTTTGAAAGACTTTAGCGGAGTGCTTCAAACCGATGGTTATGCAGCATACAACGGATTAAGACTCAAAGGCCATATCTTGCAACTGCCTGCATGGCACATGCCAGACGCAATTTTGAAAAGGCATTGGATAACGACAGCCAACGGGCTGAAACTGCCCTGTTGCTTATAG
- a CDS encoding sugar transferase has translation MQRILYIGGNHANTRGLQALDASYDIKIVSNGLEAINTIHKGFEPECIISELYLPGVNAIEVFKLLRSQNIASGTPFIIYSEKENPEMKLVAHKLGVDDFFEENFEPEEIMLRASFLAQLKQLNITTEASTTSIREYKLPWEKRLFDIVVSLVALILLLPLFIIVAIAIRLESKGKVWYSSKRVGTGYKIFDFYKFRSMYTGADKDLTKFKHLNQYQSKSEELTSEEMDEACPRCAALPEGSSCSPILYKEGKKICEYWYQELKKKKKGATFIKIKDDPRVTKVGRFIRNTSIDELPQLINVLKGDMSIVGNRPLPLYEAEQLTSDDWSARFLGPAGITGLWQVEKRGKKGVMSDEERKALDNHYAQTYSFWGDIKLILRTIPALFQKENV, from the coding sequence ATGCAACGCATTCTTTATATTGGAGGCAATCATGCCAACACCCGTGGACTTCAGGCCCTGGATGCCTCCTATGACATAAAGATTGTAAGCAACGGGCTTGAAGCTATCAACACAATTCATAAAGGGTTTGAACCCGAATGCATTATTTCCGAACTATATCTTCCGGGAGTAAATGCAATAGAAGTTTTCAAGCTTCTCAGATCGCAAAATATCGCATCAGGCACTCCATTTATCATTTATTCCGAGAAAGAAAACCCTGAAATGAAGTTGGTTGCCCACAAGTTGGGTGTGGACGATTTTTTTGAAGAAAATTTTGAGCCCGAAGAAATCATGCTCAGGGCTTCATTTCTTGCGCAGCTGAAACAATTGAACATCACCACAGAGGCATCAACAACCTCGATCCGGGAATATAAACTGCCCTGGGAAAAGCGGCTGTTCGACATTGTTGTATCGCTCGTTGCTTTGATTCTATTGTTGCCTTTATTCATCATTGTGGCCATTGCTATCAGGCTGGAATCGAAAGGAAAAGTATGGTACTCCTCCAAACGTGTGGGAACGGGTTACAAAATATTTGACTTTTATAAGTTCAGATCCATGTACACCGGCGCCGACAAGGACCTTACAAAATTTAAGCACCTGAACCAATATCAGTCCAAATCGGAAGAGCTGACCTCAGAAGAGATGGATGAGGCCTGCCCACGTTGTGCCGCGCTGCCTGAAGGATCAAGTTGCTCACCAATATTATATAAGGAAGGAAAGAAAATATGCGAATATTGGTATCAGGAACTGAAAAAGAAGAAAAAGGGTGCTACATTCATCAAAATCAAGGATGACCCACGTGTGACGAAAGTCGGCAGATTTATCAGAAACACCAGCATCGACGAGCTGCCGCAGCTGATTAATGTGCTTAAGGGGGATATGTCGATTGTGGGCAATCGTCCCCTGCCGCTTTACGAAGCTGAACAACTTACATCAGATGACTGGAGTGCACGTTTTCTTGGACCAGCAGGCATCACAGGCCTGTGGCAGGTGGAAAAACGCGGAAAGAAAGGGGTGATGTCGGACGAAGAACGCAAAGCCCTTGACAATCATTATGCACAAACCTATTCATTCTGGGGAGATA
- a CDS encoding IS66 family insertion sequence element accessory protein TnpB gives MCTFSLTSHATASKARWEPGGFVLFYKRLEQGRLQLPKQSMDGVKNQMLDYSQLVMIINGISMENARKTSDFIDMILLETKV, from the coding sequence ATTTGTACATTTTCATTAACAAGCCACGCAACTGCATCAAAAGCTCGGTGGGAACCCGGAGGGTTCGTACTGTTTTACAAGCGACTCGAGCAAGGCAGGCTGCAACTGCCCAAACAAAGTATGGATGGGGTGAAAAACCAGATGCTCGACTATAGCCAGCTGGTGATGATAATCAATGGTATTTCAATGGAAAATGCAAGAAAAACAAGCGATTTTATCGACATGATTTTGTTGGAAACTAAGGTTTAA
- the uvrB gene encoding excinuclease ABC subunit UvrB yields the protein MHFKLVSDFQPTGDQPQAIAQLVDGLHRGDRHQVLLGVTGSGKTFTIANVLAQVNRPALVLSHNKTLAAQLYGEFKQFFPENAVEYFVSYYDYYQPEAYIPSTNTYIEKDLSINDEIEKLRLSATSSLLSGRRDVIVVSSVSCIYGIGNPDDFTNNIIHLSVGQRISRNYLLNLLVNALYSRTMAEPGRGQFRVRGEVLDVFPAYLDYGFRIIFFGDEIEQIEIIETNTGKRIERLTEATLYPANIFVTSPDRMKLALIQIQQDMIRQVEYFNEIGKHEEARRLEDRVTYDLEMMRELGYCSGIENYSLYFDGRKPGSRPFCLLDYFPEDYITIIDESHVTIPQLRAMYGGDRSRKQVLVEYGFRLPAALDNRPLKFDEFEALCGQTIYVSATPADYELQKSEGVVVEQLIRPTGLLDPVIEVRPSINQIDDLLDEISQVVKKGQRALVTTLTKRMAEELNKYLLKLDIRSRYIHSDVETLERVEIMRGLRLGEFDVLVGVNLLREGLDLPEVSLVAILDADKEGFLRSERSLTQTAGRAARNADSKVIFYAHTITGSMQRTIDETNRRRQKQLEYNALHGITPTTIIKSTTAVLGQSAIVDIAAEKNQEYPLHDTQASLASDPVIKYLKPDEIRKIISQHKRSMQEAVKELDFIEAARLRDEIAELERLLAEKSN from the coding sequence ATGCACTTTAAACTTGTTTCCGATTTTCAGCCCACAGGCGACCAGCCACAAGCCATCGCGCAGCTGGTTGATGGCTTACACCGTGGCGACCGGCATCAGGTGCTGCTTGGAGTCACCGGATCCGGTAAAACTTTCACCATTGCCAATGTGCTCGCGCAGGTGAACCGCCCTGCCCTAGTGCTTAGCCACAACAAAACACTGGCAGCCCAGCTCTACGGCGAGTTCAAACAGTTTTTTCCGGAAAATGCCGTGGAGTATTTCGTTTCCTACTACGACTATTATCAGCCCGAAGCTTACATCCCGAGCACAAACACTTATATAGAAAAAGACCTTTCGATCAACGACGAAATCGAAAAACTGAGGCTGAGTGCCACTTCCTCCCTGCTCTCAGGCAGGCGCGATGTGATTGTTGTTTCTTCCGTTTCGTGCATATATGGAATCGGAAACCCGGACGATTTCACCAACAACATTATCCATCTTTCTGTCGGACAGCGCATTAGTCGGAACTACCTCCTCAATCTGCTGGTCAATGCCTTATACAGCCGCACCATGGCAGAGCCGGGAAGGGGCCAGTTTCGGGTGAGAGGCGAGGTGCTCGATGTATTCCCAGCCTATCTCGACTACGGTTTCAGAATCATCTTTTTCGGAGATGAAATTGAGCAAATCGAAATTATAGAAACCAATACCGGTAAACGGATTGAACGCCTGACCGAGGCCACCCTCTATCCGGCAAACATCTTTGTCACTTCGCCCGACAGAATGAAGCTGGCACTCATTCAGATTCAGCAGGATATGATCCGGCAGGTGGAATATTTCAATGAGATTGGCAAGCACGAGGAAGCCCGAAGGCTGGAAGACCGCGTGACTTACGACCTTGAGATGATGCGCGAACTTGGGTATTGCAGCGGCATCGAAAACTACTCGTTGTATTTCGACGGACGCAAGCCTGGATCGAGGCCCTTCTGTCTGCTCGACTACTTCCCGGAAGATTACATCACCATCATTGACGAAAGTCATGTCACCATCCCCCAGCTTCGGGCCATGTATGGTGGCGACCGCTCGCGCAAGCAGGTGCTGGTGGAATACGGTTTCAGATTACCTGCAGCCCTGGATAACAGACCTTTGAAGTTTGATGAGTTTGAAGCGCTATGCGGGCAAACCATCTACGTGAGCGCCACTCCTGCTGATTATGAACTTCAGAAATCAGAAGGCGTGGTGGTGGAACAACTGATCCGGCCAACCGGACTACTCGACCCTGTGATAGAGGTAAGGCCAAGCATCAATCAGATTGACGACCTGCTCGACGAAATCAGCCAGGTTGTAAAAAAAGGCCAGAGGGCGCTTGTGACCACCCTCACCAAACGCATGGCCGAAGAACTCAACAAATACCTGCTGAAGCTTGATATCCGGAGCCGCTACATCCATTCTGATGTGGAAACGCTTGAGCGCGTGGAAATTATGAGGGGTTTGAGGCTTGGAGAATTCGATGTGCTCGTGGGTGTAAACCTGCTTCGCGAAGGCCTTGATCTTCCGGAAGTTAGCCTGGTGGCTATCCTGGACGCAGATAAGGAAGGTTTCCTGCGCAGCGAACGGTCGCTGACCCAAACAGCAGGTCGTGCTGCCCGAAACGCCGACAGCAAAGTGATTTTTTATGCGCATACCATCACCGGCAGCATGCAGCGGACGATAGACGAAACCAACCGAAGAAGACAAAAACAACTGGAATACAACGCATTGCACGGAATCACCCCTACGACAATCATCAAATCGACCACAGCAGTTCTGGGCCAGAGTGCAATTGTCGATATCGCGGCAGAAAAGAATCAGGAATATCCGCTACACGATACCCAGGCTTCGCTGGCCTCCGATCCGGTGATCAAATATTTAAAACCGGATGAAATCAGGAAGATCATTTCGCAGCACAAGCGTTCGATGCAGGAGGCCGTGAAGGAGCTCGATTTTATTGAAGCTGCCCGCCTTCGTGACGAGATTGCCGAACTGGAACGCTTGCTTGCAGAGAAATCAAACTGA
- a CDS encoding response regulator transcription factor has product MLVAEGLRKTYDVFTKSDGLEAMKWLQDGNLPDLIVADIQMPNLDGIQFLTQIRASGFFKEIPLIMLSGIESSQEKVKCLKMGANDYVVKPFNPEELALRIELLLARK; this is encoded by the coding sequence ATGCTCGTGGCCGAAGGGTTACGAAAAACCTACGACGTCTTTACAAAAAGTGATGGTTTGGAGGCAATGAAATGGCTGCAGGACGGTAATCTTCCCGATTTGATAGTTGCTGACATTCAGATGCCAAACCTTGATGGCATTCAATTTTTAACCCAGATCAGAGCAAGTGGGTTTTTCAAGGAAATTCCGCTTATCATGCTCAGTGGCATCGAGAGTAGCCAGGAAAAAGTAAAGTGCCTGAAGATGGGTGCAAACGATTATGTGGTCAAACCATTTAACCCCGAAGAACTCGCCTTGCGTATTGAATTGCTTTTGGCACGAAAATAG
- a CDS encoding transposase yields the protein MLTLWPRLIRYLDDGRYQMDNNLIENTIRP from the coding sequence ATGTTGACCCTTTGGCCAAGACTGATAAGATACCTCGATGACGGACGATATCAAATGGACAACAACCTGATTGAAAACACCATACGTCCTTAG
- a CDS encoding transposase domain-containing protein, protein MIYSLLATCKLNEVEPFGWLSHTLEVLPDHPANQLYKLLPIKNPK, encoded by the coding sequence ATGATTTATTCCTTGTTAGCCACTTGCAAACTCAATGAAGTAGAACCTTTTGGCTGGCTCAGCCATACCCTCGAGGTACTTCCAGACCACCCGGCCAACCAACTGTACAAACTACTCCCAATAAAAAATCCAAAATAA